Part of the Xenopus tropicalis strain Nigerian chromosome 3, UCB_Xtro_10.0, whole genome shotgun sequence genome, catcagcccctgccccagtgagcttacaatctaaaggtccctatcacattcccatcagcccctgccccagtgagcttacaatctaaggtccctatcacattcccatcagtccctgccccagtgagcttacaatctaaggtccctatcacattcccatcagtccctgccccagtggagcttacaatctaaggtccctatcacattcccatcagcccctgccccagtgagcttacaatctaaggtccctatcacattcccatcagtccctgccccagtgagcttacaatctaaggtccctatcacattcccatcagtcctgccccagtggagcttacaatctaaggtccctatcacattcccatcagtccctgccccagtgagcttacaatctaaggtccctatcacattaccatcagtccctgccccagtggagcttacaatctaaggtccctatcacattcccatcagtccctgccccagtggagcttacaatctaaggtccctatcacattcccatcagtccctgccccagtggagcttacaatctaaggtccctatcacattccatcagtccttgtcccaatggagcttacaatctaaggtctctatcacattcccatcagtccctgccccagtggagcttacaatctaaggtccctatcacattcccatcagtccctgccccagtgagcttacaatctaaggtccctatcacattcccatcagtccttgtcccaatggagcttacaatctaaggtccctatcacattcccatcagtccctgccccagtggagcttacaatctaaggtccctatcacattcccatcagtccctgccccagtgagcttacaatctaaggtccctatcacattcccatcagtccctgccccagtggagcttacaatctaaggtccctatcacattcccatcagtccttgtcccagtggagcttacaatctaaggtccctatcacattcccatcagcccctgccccagtgagattacaatctaaggtccctatcacattcccatcagtccctgccccagtggagcttacaatctaaggtccctatcacattcccatcagtccctgccccagtggagcttacaatctaaggtccctatcacatacccatcagtccctgccccagtggagcttacaatctaaggtccctatcacatttccatcagtccctgccccagtggagcttacaatctaaggtccctatcacattcccatcagcccctgccccagtgagcttacaatctaaggtccctatcccattcccatcagtccctgtcccagtggagcttacaatctaaggtccctatcacatttccatcagcccctgctccagtgaACCTTACAATCTTATAACATTCCTGTCTATGGATGAAGCCATCTGTGGGAACCCTTGGAATTACACCATGTTCAAGGTGGTGGTAGCACCTAGATACTACAGCATCAATAGGGACCCTTGCTCGTGATTTGAAGAAGAGGCAGGACTGATGCAATGGTGCTTCCTGTAACTAAACAGATGTATTGGGAAGCAAgcgcctttaatgaatggcatcaataagTACAACATTTGTGCCCATTTTAGTGTGACTGCACTTGTGGCTGTGTTCATAAATGATGCCTCTTAACCCTATAAAGATGTGAAAGCCTTTGGGTCAAAATGTGAAGCTGACAGCTCAGTAGATTGGATGGTAAGCTCCTCTGGTGCAGGGAATTCTGTGAGACTATACACAACTTGAGGGCAGCATAGGGGGTTTATTGTTTTAGCTCAATGTGAAGCATCGTCCCTGCCTCATCACTACTATTGTATCCCTACTCACAGCCTATGTCGTTGATATCTCAGAGAGTGGAGAAGGGGAGAATGTTATATTTGAATGCCCAGTCGTGGAAGAGACGAAAGTCTATTGGTTAATAAAAGGTAACCAAAGACCTGGCAGAATTCTAAGGACCCATGTGATGGAGGACATTGACGCTGGGAATTTCACATGCCACCGTCTAACTGGGGAGCTGATTGATTATAAAGTGGTGCTGCTGAATACTTTATCCCATTTGAACCAGAGACTCCTGCCAGGTATGCATGTGTCCATTCTCTGCCTGATATGTATACATTCGCCTGGGACTTCTACTTCTAACTTTCATGTTATTTTTGTACAGttattcctcttctgcctttttccagcttccaAAAAGAGGTGATTTTTCAGTCTTTTATTTTATCCACTGTCTGTTTGCTAGGATAAACcgcaccctagcaaccacacagcAAACcggaaagttgctgaacaaaaacctaaataatttaaaaaaaccacaacaaaaattATAGACCTACTGTAAATTGTCTTGGTAAATCAGTCTATATCGCACTGAAAGTTACTATTAAGGTTACTACCCCTTTCAATAATCTGAGATTACCAGGAAGCTGCCATGACAGAACATTTCTCCTTACAGGGAAGCAGCCAATTCAATGCGAGGCACAGAACTACAGTGGCCACTTTAAATGCACTTGGAAAAGAATAAAGAAACACGTACAGTATATTTTTGAAGCCCAAAGAGGGTAAGTCGAAATACAAACTAAAATGTAAATCCCCTTTCTGTTGTTTCAATACAAGCTTATGCCCAGATGAGTTTGTTTAGATTTTGCAGAACAATTTCCCAATTCCCTTCATACTCGCATATAATTTCAAGGGTTAATGCACTTTGAAAGATGTTGTCCAGCATTCCACCTGTGTACCAGGGCCAGCAGGGtcggaaaactcccggtgggccccagccctagtgggccccagcgggccagaccgacccttgctggcgctccctctgcccgaccgttcctcctcTGACGCGTTGAATTTACACGCGCTCAGGAGAGGACGTTGGGGTGGGTTAGGAGACCCCCGGTGGGCCGACCCtggggccagaactaggggtaggcagaagaggcccaTGCCTAGGGCGCAGCGGTGGGGGAGCATTAGGCAGGTACCCCCAAtgtttgcctacccctagttctgggtATGGGTGGTCTTCCAATGCCATAATTTTTTGCAATGATGAGCAGGGGCTATGGTTTTCATCACCCCAATTCCTAACTCGCCACTTCCCAACTATCCTGTCCCAGGGCTATTGGTGGCTTGCTTTGGGCACTCTCCAATTCTGGCCCGCACTGCTGTGTTGAGTAATCACaggccccatactactaaattAGCAATGCCCTCCTCCCAGGGGGGCCCAATTATTATCCCACTAGTCACCTGGGCCCCTTGGGTGGTGGGTCCTGCCACCAAATGGCAAGAAATTTTCCATGCGCCCATTGACATGCCCCTGAACAGCACAAACATGTTACTTTAAACCCGCCCAGAATCCACCTACTTTCTTACAATTTCCATGCACTTCATGGCGTGCAAACATCTTTATGTCCCTCCTCTGCTATAGGGGCCCCTGACTGGattacccctgtgccccctgatggcAGTCCTGTTCAAGTGATTGCCACAGGAGCTATTATGTAATGTTACATAACAGCAGTGACCAATGTATTGTTGGCAGACTGGACCCTCCATGAAGGAATTGGAGCGAGGGTAGACTGCTTCTTTAACCTGTATCCTATCAACATCCTATCCTTATGCTTTCAGCAATTACACAATTACCTGTGAAAAGCCGTCTGAGAACAACAGGAAGTATGAGGTGAATTGCCATGACAATGAATCCTGCCAATATGGGGAAGAAAGTCACAACATTAACATTCTCCTGCACATATTGGACGAAAAACGATATGAAAATCACAGCTTGACCTTTATGCTGAGAGATATCAGTAAGTGCATTGGGTCACTGCCGCAACATTTTAGTATAACATGGCAACATCatactggagagctgatgaagtCTGTTACACCAGCAACGTCGATTCAgcaaattattaaaatattaatcaaGTCTTAAGGCTTTTACATTCTACTGATTTTGAAAGTTTATTGATGGTAAAACAATCCACGAAAGTTTTGCTGCAGCAATCAGAATGCAAACATGTATAGGtatatgtatcatgctgtgtaaaaagtggagagaagcattagtggtgatgttgctcagggcaacgaataagcaattagatttcaacagctagaaaaccaaatcaaagcatctgattggctgctatgagcaacatcactggggatgttttactccactttttacacagcatgataaatatacccttaatgTGTCATATCAGAGATACCCTCTTACTGTATTTGCTGAAATAGTGACAGAGGAAGGGGATTTATGTGGTACAATAACGTAGGGTAGGGGTGAAATACAGGGGCAAAGTGAGGGCAGGAGGAAGCAATAGAGGAGTTTATAAAGAGTTACTGCCTGCTCTACTTTAATATCAAGTACATAAATAGGGATTGTTAGATACACCATTGAGTATGgtgattggtagagtattggtagaatATAGGAACGtatagagtattggtagagtgtAGGGATTGGTAGAATATTGGTAGGATAAAGgcattggtagagtattggtagagtatagggattggtagagtatagggattggtagagtattggtagagtatagggattggtagagtatagggattggtagagtattggtagagtatagggattcgtagagtatagggattggtagagcattggtagagtatagggattcgTAGAATATTGGTAGGATAAAGgcattggtagagtattggtagagtatagggattggtagagtattggtagagtatagggattggtagagtattggtagagtatagggattggtagagtaaagggattggtagagtattggtagagtatagggattggtagagtatagggattggtagagtatagggattggtagagtatagggattggtagagtatagggattggtagagtatagggattggtagagtatagggattggtagagtatagggattggtagagtatagggattggtagagtattggtagagtatagggattggtagagtattggtagagtatagggatttggtagagtatagggattggtagagtattggta contains:
- the il12b gene encoding interleukin-12 subunit beta isoform X1, with the protein product MEYLKFGLLLLMVRVNTLYGLWDLSVLKNTYVVDISESGEGENVIFECPVVEETKVYWLIKGNQRPGRILRTHVMEDIDAGNFTCHRLTGELIDYKVVLLNTLSHLNQRLLPGKQPIQCEAQNYSGHFKCTWKRIKKHVQYIFEAQRGNYTITCEKPSENNRKYEVNCHDNESCQYGEESHNINILLHILDEKRYENHSLTFMLRDITKPDPPAELKISSTSLTWSYPKTWCNVHSFFPLIFNVNITKGNKSPEHHQGIDVPEMPRPPNGKFSFCVQARDMYYNSSWSEWSCSKHNKPRNKQAKKQKKKKKA
- the il12b gene encoding interleukin-12 subunit beta isoform X2, with product MEYLKFGLLLLMVRVNTLYGLWDLSVLKNTYVVDISESGEGENVIFECPVVEETKVYWLIKGNQRPGRILRTHVMEDIDAGNFTCHRLTGELIDYKVVLLNTLSHLNQRLLPGKQPIQCEAQNYSGHFKCTWKRIKKHVQYIFEAQRGNYTITCEKPSENNRKYEVNCHDNESCQYGEESHNINILLHILDEKRYENHSLTFMLRDITKPDPPAELKISSTSLTWSYPKTWCNVHSFFPLIFNVNITKGNKSPEHHQGIDVPEMPRPPNGKFSFCVQARDMYYNSSWSEWSCSK